From Cellulophaga lytica DSM 7489, a single genomic window includes:
- a CDS encoding universal stress protein has protein sequence MIYKNRPFKTILFGFAFSPKLEINILETTRIAHFFKAKLILLHVGAKTPEKEAKITTILNQTAYKNLDIEVKWEKGDPITVITTACKTSNIDLLIIGALQKEKIYQFYVGSIARKLTRKVCCSVLLLIKPSKERIPCKSIVVNGLDAPDTPLTINAAFYIANALGAPQLTIVEEILQKNIQVSVQDDKTLKKANIVKERLKHREEQRVREIVKDIPDACKEGIKVKNQGIFGKRGYSIGHYAEIVRADLLVMNAPSKTGILDRIFPHDIEYILSDLPTDLFIIRNRFDSENK, from the coding sequence ATGATATATAAAAATCGTCCTTTTAAAACGATTCTTTTTGGATTTGCTTTTTCTCCAAAATTAGAGATAAATATTTTGGAGACTACCAGAATTGCTCATTTTTTTAAGGCTAAATTAATATTGCTTCATGTAGGTGCTAAAACACCAGAAAAAGAAGCAAAAATTACAACTATCTTAAACCAAACAGCATACAAAAATTTAGATATAGAAGTAAAATGGGAAAAAGGTGATCCTATTACTGTTATTACTACTGCTTGTAAAACTAGCAACATAGATTTGTTAATTATTGGAGCTTTACAAAAAGAAAAAATATATCAATTTTATGTAGGTTCTATTGCGCGTAAATTAACACGTAAAGTTTGCTGTTCTGTACTGCTACTTATTAAGCCTTCTAAAGAACGTATACCCTGTAAAAGCATTGTTGTAAACGGCTTAGATGCGCCGGATACGCCACTTACTATAAATGCTGCTTTTTATATTGCTAACGCACTTGGTGCACCACAGCTAACAATTGTAGAAGAAATTTTGCAAAAAAATATTCAGGTAAGTGTACAGGATGATAAAACACTGAAAAAAGCAAATATTGTTAAAGAGCGATTAAAACACCGAGAAGAACAAAGGGTTAGAGAAATTGTAAAAGATATTCCTGATGCTTGTAAAGAAGGAATAAAAGTAAAAAACCAAGGTATTTTTGGCAAAAGAGGCTACTCTATTGGCCATTATGCAGAAATTGTTAGGGCAGATTTATTGGTAATGAATGCTCCGTCTAAAACAGGAATTTTAGATCGTATTTTTCCGCATGATATAGAATATATTTTATCTGATTTACCAACAGATTTATTTATAATACGTAATCGATTTGACTCCGAAAACAAATAA
- a CDS encoding outer membrane beta-barrel protein has product MKTLTKTIFILLLGILSVQAQNTISGTITENTVPLEYANVILYNQSSKEVVKGTISNKKGIYTFNSVKNGSYYLEVSMLGFKTKTSKAFTLTADKFFDFELQEEAESLNEVVVKSKRPVIRQTAEKLIVDLENSEMLNSNLQDVMKRVPGIIVSNNGISYAGQSNIRILINGKTTDYMDMNTLLRDMPADNIAKVEMIEQPGAEFDAAGSGPILNIILKKNVKLGTHGTIVGWVGEDEGVEYGTSASIGSYINKLNWQASAGYSSPTWREDLFIKRTVEDATYDQATIEPYNPQSLRASASLDYYITDEHSIGVGVRNITTDSDRNSKSSNIITTANTTDYLLSQNSFNRDQTVFNVNPYYEYKTETQKLTADFNFVDYTNDNINTISSLEGSTVPYTNQRYLQDGEYQIKTYKIDYSKQFTEDFKLSLGSKYADVDTDSDLMSFSEDTNGEFVFDEDASNRFLVEENIFAVYSKLNITSGDWSFSGGLRFEDSNTKGTSSTTNESRERKISKLFPSASVSKKLNENLSANVAYSYRISRPSYSTLNSFVTYYDPLSSDVGNENLKPSFTNNYQFNLTFDGQPFFTIAYNGTKDAMFQYISQNTETAEISRTTINLTEKENWNFRLFGPLSFIKGVDGFTGFIVNYNKLKSAPDNLNLDKWSLIWFTQASYELPWEINAEISGNYGTGALDGGMDVDWFAGLDLSLGKTFLDDRLKVNFGLNKILNRGFVGKINYNNLNADVESNESRRNVQLRVSYSFGSRYGKQKNRENSSKEEQNRIDDNN; this is encoded by the coding sequence ATGAAAACATTAACAAAAACTATTTTTATTTTATTACTAGGCATACTAAGTGTCCAGGCACAAAACACAATCTCTGGTACTATTACAGAGAACACAGTACCTTTAGAATATGCAAACGTAATTTTATACAACCAATCTTCTAAAGAGGTTGTAAAAGGTACAATATCAAACAAAAAAGGGATATACACGTTTAACAGTGTTAAAAATGGCAGTTATTATTTAGAGGTTTCTATGCTTGGTTTTAAAACTAAAACATCTAAAGCATTTACATTAACAGCAGACAAATTTTTTGACTTTGAACTACAAGAAGAAGCAGAATCTTTAAACGAGGTTGTTGTTAAAAGTAAAAGACCAGTTATTAGGCAAACAGCAGAAAAGCTTATTGTAGATTTAGAAAATTCAGAAATGTTAAATTCTAACTTACAAGATGTAATGAAACGTGTACCTGGTATAATTGTTAGCAATAATGGTATAAGCTACGCAGGCCAAAGCAATATTAGAATATTAATTAATGGTAAAACTACAGATTATATGGATATGAACACTTTGCTGCGCGATATGCCTGCAGATAACATAGCCAAAGTAGAAATGATAGAGCAACCTGGTGCCGAGTTTGATGCTGCTGGTTCTGGACCAATATTAAATATTATTTTAAAGAAAAATGTAAAGCTTGGTACACACGGTACTATTGTTGGCTGGGTAGGTGAAGATGAAGGTGTAGAATATGGTACAAGCGCATCTATTGGTAGTTATATAAACAAACTAAATTGGCAGGCAAGTGCAGGGTATTCTAGTCCTACCTGGAGAGAAGATTTGTTTATTAAAAGAACCGTAGAAGACGCCACATATGACCAAGCTACAATAGAACCTTATAACCCGCAAAGTTTAAGGGCTAGTGCTAGTTTAGATTATTACATTACAGATGAACACAGCATTGGTGTTGGTGTTAGAAACATTACTACAGACTCTGACCGTAACTCTAAAAGTAGCAACATAATTACTACTGCTAATACTACAGATTATTTACTATCACAAAATAGTTTTAACAGAGATCAAACAGTATTTAATGTTAATCCATATTACGAGTATAAAACAGAAACACAAAAACTAACAGCAGATTTTAATTTTGTAGACTATACTAATGATAATATTAATACAATATCTTCATTAGAGGGCAGCACTGTACCCTATACAAATCAACGTTATTTACAAGACGGAGAATATCAAATAAAAACATATAAGATAGATTATTCTAAACAGTTTACAGAAGACTTTAAACTAAGTTTAGGTAGTAAATATGCAGATGTTGACACAGATAGTGATTTAATGTCTTTTAGTGAAGATACTAATGGTGAATTTGTTTTTGATGAAGATGCTAGTAATCGGTTTTTAGTAGAAGAAAATATTTTTGCAGTGTATTCTAAACTAAATATTACAAGCGGAGATTGGTCTTTTTCTGGAGGTTTACGTTTTGAAGATAGTAACACAAAAGGAACCTCTAGCACCACAAATGAAAGTAGAGAACGTAAAATATCTAAACTGTTCCCTAGTGCATCTGTAAGTAAAAAACTAAACGAAAACTTAAGTGCTAACGTGGCTTATAGTTACCGTATTAGTAGACCAAGTTACAGTACATTAAACTCATTTGTAACGTATTATGATCCGTTATCATCAGACGTTGGTAATGAAAACTTAAAACCATCATTTACAAATAATTATCAATTTAATTTAACTTTTGATGGGCAGCCATTTTTTACCATTGCTTACAACGGTACTAAAGATGCAATGTTTCAATACATATCTCAAAACACAGAGACAGCAGAAATTAGTAGAACTACAATTAATTTAACAGAAAAAGAAAACTGGAATTTTAGGTTGTTTGGGCCTTTAAGCTTTATAAAGGGTGTAGATGGTTTTACGGGTTTTATTGTAAATTACAACAAATTAAAGTCTGCACCAGATAACCTAAATTTAGACAAATGGAGCCTTATTTGGTTTACACAAGCTAGTTATGAGCTTCCTTGGGAAATTAATGCAGAAATAAGCGGTAACTACGGTACTGGTGCATTAGATGGTGGTATGGATGTAGACTGGTTTGCTGGTTTAGATTTATCCTTAGGTAAAACTTTTTTAGATGATAGGTTAAAGGTAAATTTTGGATTAAATAAAATACTAAACAGAGGTTTTGTTGGTAAAATTAATTACAACAACCTTAATGCAGATGTAGAAAGTAACGAGTCTAGAAGAAATGTACAATTAAGAGTATCTTACAGTTTTGGATCTAGATATGGTAAGCAGAAAAATAGAGAAAACTCATCCAAAGAAGAACAAAACAGAATTGATGATAATAACTAA
- a CDS encoding SulP family inorganic anion transporter codes for MTPKTNKTKTFVSALPKNIFSGFVVSLIALPLGLGLALASEAPPISGVIAAIVGGFIVSILGGSNVTITGPGNGMVIVLLSAIYTLGEGNLYQGYLFTLAAIIVSGFVMILLGFLKMGRLADFFPASAIEGMLAAIGIGILSKQFHIMLGNNNVSGNIVPLVLKFPFAIQNLWLTTNSSILAAAAIGVISLLIMVFYAKIRNKYFQLIPAPMWIIVLVVSLSYVLAGIGVNYPLTEDFLVKIPADVTSNLAFPDFSKVYQPNFIIAVFSITLIASIESLLSIKAVDKLDTLNRRSNVNRDLKALGVASIASGFLGGINVVTVIARSSVNVNNGATNRSANFFQAFFLTAFVLLFQEQLRKIPLAALAAILVYTGYKLATPKTLQKIAKIGKEQIIIFLVTLLTTLFTNLITGISAGILITFIIHIILNKSFTLFFSNLLKPNILMYKEPDGGNFYISVKYFCSFLNFYKLKNKLDAIPEDNIVVLDFSMCNFVDHTVMEGLEGYVDTFSKKGGSIELIGLDKHGTDSAHPFAIRKILPFATKLTPVEGNLTKRQLLLKNTASNFKWDYIPEKNKNADFLTNFVFFKSREIRYFYNQLKAKNNKVALMDVEFTEGAFIAREVIKTTVLHIKLDREVPVFTLDKEGLIKYLYSLAGFKELNIENHPDFNRRFYLSGEKPKQIQQLFTDELILFLESNPYYHIECNGSALLIIKKERLLSVQEVKAMLYFGKQLHQILQ; via the coding sequence TTGACTCCGAAAACAAATAAAACAAAAACGTTTGTAAGCGCACTACCAAAGAATATTTTTTCTGGCTTTGTAGTTTCATTAATAGCATTACCCTTAGGGTTAGGTTTGGCACTTGCCAGTGAAGCACCTCCAATTTCTGGTGTTATTGCTGCCATTGTAGGTGGTTTTATAGTTTCTATTTTAGGTGGCTCTAATGTTACAATTACTGGACCAGGTAATGGTATGGTAATTGTTTTATTAAGTGCAATTTATACGTTAGGTGAAGGCAATTTATACCAAGGATATTTATTTACACTTGCTGCTATTATTGTTTCTGGATTTGTTATGATTTTGCTTGGCTTTTTAAAAATGGGCAGATTGGCAGATTTTTTTCCTGCATCTGCTATAGAAGGTATGCTAGCTGCTATTGGTATTGGTATTTTATCTAAACAGTTTCATATTATGTTAGGTAATAATAATGTTAGCGGTAATATTGTTCCATTAGTACTAAAGTTTCCGTTTGCAATACAAAACCTATGGTTAACAACAAATAGTAGTATTTTAGCCGCAGCTGCCATTGGCGTAATTAGTTTGTTAATAATGGTTTTTTATGCCAAAATAAGAAACAAATATTTTCAATTAATACCTGCTCCTATGTGGATAATTGTATTGGTTGTAAGTTTAAGCTATGTATTGGCTGGTATAGGTGTTAATTACCCCTTAACCGAAGATTTTTTAGTAAAAATACCTGCAGATGTTACCTCTAATTTGGCATTCCCAGATTTTTCAAAAGTATACCAACCTAACTTCATTATAGCTGTTTTTTCTATTACCTTAATAGCAAGTATAGAGTCTTTACTTAGTATAAAAGCTGTAGATAAGTTAGATACATTAAATAGGCGCTCTAATGTTAATAGAGATTTAAAGGCTTTAGGTGTAGCCTCTATTGCAAGTGGGTTTTTAGGCGGTATAAATGTTGTAACAGTAATTGCACGTAGCTCTGTAAACGTTAATAACGGGGCAACAAACAGGTCTGCCAATTTCTTTCAGGCATTTTTTTTAACGGCATTTGTACTTCTTTTTCAAGAGCAATTACGTAAAATACCTTTAGCTGCACTTGCAGCTATATTAGTTTATACAGGTTATAAGCTTGCTACACCAAAAACACTTCAAAAAATTGCTAAAATTGGTAAAGAGCAAATAATTATATTTTTAGTTACCCTTTTAACAACACTATTTACAAATTTAATTACAGGTATTAGCGCTGGTATTTTAATAACGTTTATTATACATATTATACTTAACAAAAGTTTTACGCTGTTTTTTAGTAACTTACTAAAACCTAACATACTAATGTATAAAGAGCCAGACGGTGGTAACTTTTATATTAGTGTAAAATACTTTTGTAGCTTTTTAAATTTTTACAAACTAAAAAACAAACTAGATGCCATACCAGAAGATAATATTGTGGTTTTAGATTTTTCTATGTGTAATTTTGTAGATCATACTGTTATGGAAGGTTTAGAGGGCTATGTAGATACCTTTAGTAAAAAAGGGGGTAGCATTGAGCTTATTGGACTAGATAAACATGGTACCGACTCTGCACACCCATTTGCAATACGTAAAATTCTTCCGTTTGCTACAAAATTAACTCCTGTAGAGGGCAACCTTACTAAAAGGCAGTTGTTACTAAAAAATACAGCTTCAAATTTTAAATGGGACTACATACCAGAGAAAAATAAAAATGCAGATTTTTTAACAAATTTTGTTTTCTTTAAAAGTAGAGAAATACGCTATTTTTATAATCAACTTAAAGCAAAAAACAATAAAGTTGCTCTTATGGATGTAGAGTTTACTGAAGGTGCATTTATAGCAAGAGAAGTAATAAAAACAACCGTTTTACACATAAAATTAGATAGAGAAGTACCTGTTTTTACTTTAGATAAAGAAGGTCTTATAAAGTACTTGTATAGCTTAGCTGGCTTTAAAGAGTTAAATATAGAAAATCATCCAGATTTTAATCGTAGGTTTTACCTTAGTGGAGAAAAACCAAAGCAAATACAACAGTTATTTACAGATGAACTTATTCTATTTTTAGAAAGTAATCCTTATTACCACATAGAGTGTAACGGATCTGCTCTACTAATTATTAAAAAAGAACGATTATTAAGTGTACAAGAAGTAAAAGCAATGCTATATTTTGGCAAGCAATTGCATCAAATTTTACAATAA
- a CDS encoding MBL fold metallo-hydrolase has translation MKIYPIETSNFKLDGGAMFGVVPKSIWTRTNPADANNMIDIAGRCLLIEDGNRLILIDTGMGNKQSDKFFGYYYMWGDHTLDNSLKQLGFSKDDVTDVFLTHLHFDHCGGCAVWNKDRTGFEVAFKNATFWTNENHWNWATKPNAREKASFLKENIMPMQQSGQLKFLKPNQHQFEAESELGFGIFYADGHTEKQMIPHIQYKGKTLAFMADLLPTVGHIPLPYVMGFDTRPLLTLSEKELFLNTAADNNYYLVLEHDAHNQVCTVKHTEKGVRLNETFTFNELFN, from the coding sequence ATGAAGATTTACCCAATAGAAACAAGCAATTTTAAGTTAGATGGTGGTGCAATGTTTGGCGTTGTTCCAAAATCTATTTGGACCAGAACAAACCCAGCAGATGCTAATAATATGATAGATATTGCTGGCCGTTGCTTATTAATAGAAGACGGCAACAGACTTATACTTATAGATACTGGTATGGGTAACAAACAATCTGATAAATTTTTTGGCTACTACTACATGTGGGGAGACCATACTTTAGATAACTCTTTAAAACAATTAGGTTTTAGTAAAGATGATGTCACAGATGTATTTTTAACACATTTACATTTTGACCATTGTGGTGGTTGTGCTGTTTGGAATAAAGATAGAACTGGTTTTGAAGTAGCTTTTAAAAATGCAACATTTTGGACTAATGAAAACCATTGGAACTGGGCAACAAAACCTAATGCACGTGAAAAAGCATCGTTTTTAAAAGAAAACATAATGCCAATGCAACAAAGCGGGCAATTAAAATTTTTAAAACCTAACCAGCATCAATTTGAAGCTGAGTCTGAGCTTGGTTTTGGTATTTTTTATGCAGATGGCCATACAGAAAAACAAATGATACCACACATACAATACAAAGGTAAAACACTAGCTTTTATGGCAGATTTATTACCTACAGTTGGCCATATACCACTACCTTATGTTATGGGTTTTGATACTAGACCTTTATTAACATTGTCTGAAAAAGAACTATTTTTAAACACTGCTGCAGATAATAATTATTACTTGGTACTAGAGCATGATGCACACAACCAAGTTTGTACTGTAAAACACACAGAAAAAGGAGTAAGATTAAATGAGACTTTTACCTTTAATGAGCTTTTTAATTAA
- a CDS encoding cation:proton antiporter: MLELAGIIILGILAQWFAWKLKLPAILPLILIGLIVGPISTLFTEDSSKIIEPIWNGKTGLFPGDSLYYFVSLAISIILFEGGLTLKRSEIKNIGPVISKLITIGSVVTFFGAGIAAHYILGLSWSISFLFSGLIIVTGPTVITPILRNIPLKKDISAVLKWEGILIDPIGALVAVLVYEFISVGGGGDFTFTALIEFGKILLFGTTFGFTFAHGLTAAVKRNFIPHYLLNVVSLSVVLLVFVMSDVFAHESGLLAVVVMGMVMGNTDLPNIKELLYFKESLSVLLISILFILLSANINIADLELIFNWGTLILFAVIVFVVRPLGVFLSTRGSNLQLKEKLFISWVGPRGIVAAGIASLFGSKLFSKGVPGADYITPLVFVIVLGTVLLNATTARMFAKLVGVFLKRSEGILIIGASKLSRLIAQYLKEHNRHVVLIDNNQTNISKAKKLGIDAISANIYSDSLTDNIELSDMGYVMALTANSDINNFAVKKFEKQFGENGSFRLVNTDEMNDPQNNPKEGLFSHTDDFIKLMEAARKYPSIHEIKLKDQTHYEGLIEITKADESIIPIFLKSPDGELHIIPSFSKSFTDITEGYELVYLGKMLDVDKHADITEEE, encoded by the coding sequence ATGCTGGAATTAGCCGGAATTATAATACTAGGAATACTAGCGCAGTGGTTTGCTTGGAAATTAAAATTACCTGCAATTTTACCCTTAATTTTAATAGGGTTAATAGTGGGGCCAATATCCACACTTTTTACAGAAGACAGCAGTAAAATTATAGAGCCAATTTGGAACGGAAAAACAGGACTTTTTCCTGGTGATAGTTTGTATTACTTTGTGTCTCTTGCAATTAGTATTATTTTGTTTGAAGGTGGTTTAACTTTAAAACGATCAGAGATTAAAAATATAGGTCCTGTAATCTCTAAGTTAATAACTATAGGTTCTGTGGTTACGTTTTTTGGTGCAGGTATTGCTGCTCATTATATTTTAGGGTTAAGTTGGTCTATTTCATTTTTATTTTCAGGATTAATTATAGTAACTGGTCCAACGGTTATAACTCCAATTTTAAGAAACATACCTTTAAAAAAAGATATTTCTGCAGTTCTTAAATGGGAAGGTATTTTAATAGATCCTATTGGTGCTTTAGTTGCCGTTTTGGTATATGAGTTTATTAGTGTTGGTGGTGGTGGAGACTTTACCTTTACTGCTTTAATAGAGTTTGGTAAAATACTTTTATTTGGTACTACTTTTGGTTTTACGTTTGCACACGGTTTAACAGCAGCAGTAAAACGTAATTTTATACCTCATTATTTGCTTAATGTAGTATCATTATCTGTAGTATTACTTGTATTTGTAATGTCTGATGTTTTTGCACATGAATCTGGTTTACTAGCCGTAGTGGTAATGGGGATGGTAATGGGTAACACAGACTTACCTAATATTAAGGAGTTACTTTACTTTAAAGAATCTTTAAGTGTACTACTAATATCTATTTTATTTATATTGTTATCTGCTAACATAAACATAGCAGATTTAGAACTTATTTTTAACTGGGGTACTTTAATTCTTTTTGCAGTTATTGTATTTGTTGTACGGCCGCTTGGTGTATTTTTAAGCACAAGAGGATCTAATCTTCAACTAAAAGAAAAATTATTTATAAGTTGGGTTGGTCCAAGAGGTATTGTAGCAGCTGGTATAGCATCGTTATTTGGTTCTAAATTATTTTCTAAGGGTGTCCCTGGGGCAGATTATATTACTCCTTTGGTTTTTGTTATTGTATTAGGTACGGTTTTACTTAATGCAACCACAGCAAGAATGTTTGCCAAACTTGTTGGTGTTTTCTTAAAAAGATCTGAAGGTATTTTAATTATAGGAGCCTCTAAATTGTCTAGGTTAATAGCCCAATATTTAAAAGAACACAACAGGCATGTAGTATTAATAGACAATAACCAAACTAATATTAGCAAAGCAAAAAAATTAGGTATAGATGCTATTAGTGCCAATATTTATTCAGACTCTTTAACAGATAATATAGAGTTGAGTGATATGGGTTACGTTATGGCATTAACAGCAAACTCAGACATTAACAACTTTGCAGTAAAAAAGTTTGAAAAGCAATTTGGAGAAAACGGTTCATTTAGACTGGTAAATACAGATGAAATGAACGATCCACAAAACAACCCTAAAGAAGGTTTGTTTTCTCATACAGATGATTTTATTAAGTTAATGGAGGCTGCACGTAAATATCCATCAATACATGAAATAAAACTAAAAGACCAAACCCATTATGAAGGTTTAATTGAAATTACCAAGGCAGATGAAAGTATAATACCTATATTTTTAAAATCTCCAGATGGTGAGTTGCACATTATACCATCGTTTAGTAAATCTTTTACAGATATTACAGAAGGGTATGAGCTTGTTTATTTAGGTAAAATGTTAGATGTAGATAAACACGCAGATATTACTGAAGAAGAATAA